A stretch of DNA from Candidatus Methylomirabilota bacterium:
ACGATGGCCAGGGGGGCGATGTGGGCGAAAGCCGTCCCTTCGGCCACGGCCTCCAATCCGTCCGCGTCCGATCGCACGGTGAGCAGCGTGATCTGAGGGAAACGCTCCTGGAGCACGATGTGGGCCGCGCTGGCGTCGGTCACCGCCACGCGCTTGCCGCGCAGGTCGCGAAGTCCGCCGACCGCCGGGGCCCCAGAGGCCGTCACGATGACCCAGGGCATCAACAAGCCCGGGCGCGTGAAGACGAGGTATCGCCCGCGCTCGTCGTTGGGCGAGATGAGGGCCGCTCCGTCCAGCTCGTGGAGCTTCAGGCGCGCGGCGAGCTCGGGCCAGCCGATCACCGGCTTCGTCTCGAACTCCAGGCCGAGCCGCTCACGCAGCAGGGCGACGTAGTCGGCGGCCATGCCCGAATAGTGGCCGCTCCGATCGAGCGTCTCGATGGGAGACTGGTTTGGACGGACACCGAGCCGGACTTTCGGATGCTGCCGGATCCACTCTCGCTCGGTGGGCGTCAGCGCCACGATGGGGACGGCCGGGGACGGTCGGCCGCCCACCCAGCGCGCCCTGATCCGGTCGTGGTCCCCCTCGTCGAGGCTCCGCAGGGCCGCGTTGAGAATGCCCTCGAGCTGCGGCAGATCGCGGCGCACCGCGAACCGCAGCTCGGTCGTGGGAAAGCCGGTCGAGCCGCGCACCTCGAGGTTGGTCAGGTAGGCCTTGTCGATGAGATAGGAGGCCGAGACGAGGTTGCCAACATACGCGGCGGCGTCGCCGGCGGCCACCGCCTGCAGCGCCTCGAGCGTCGAGGCGGACTCGACGACGATCGCGTCGGGGACGGCCTTCCTGAGGAATTCGACGGCGACGTAGCCACGCTCCATCGCCACCTTCTTGCCGGCGAGGTCCTTGAGGCCGTGGACCGAGGTGTCGTCGCGCCGGGCGATGAGGACGGAATGGGTCGTCGCGTACGGGATCGTGAACCGCGCCACCGCCGCCCGCTCGGGAGTCTGGACCATGGAGCCGAGCAGATCGATCTCGCCACGCCGGAACGCCTCGAAGGCGTCGGAAAAGCTCGCGAAGCGCACGGGCTGGACCAGGAACGCCGCGCGCGAGGCGAGCAGATCGAGATAGTCGGCGGTGATGCCGCGATGCTCGCCGTCGCCGCTGAGCATCTCGTACGGGGGCCAGGGCGTGTCATAGACCCCCACGCGGACCTTGCCGTGGGCCTTGAGCCAGTCACGGTCGGCGGGGGCAAGAGCGATCTCGCGGGCGCGCGGGCTCGGATCCGCCGCCGCCGCTCCGCTGAGCAGCGCGAGGGCGAGCCAGACGACGCCGAGCACGCGCAGCATGATCACGTGCCTTGATCTTCGCTCAGTCCCCACGTCGTCCTCAATCGCCCCCAGGGCGTATGGCGATCCCCGAACACGAGGGAACGCGCCCCCCGGTGAGCCACGCGAATTGTAGGAGCTGCGGCCTCATCCTGCCGCAACTCATCGAGTTTCCAGCGATCTTTCCCATGGCGTGGGGTTTGCTGTCTCTCCCCGGCAAGGAGACAACGCCCATGAAGCTCAGTCTCAACCTCAGCACGCCGGGGAAGATCATGCCAGGCGACAAGCGACTGACCGACGGCTACGGCCGCGGCAAGAATGTAGGCCCCACGTCGGAGAGCGTCCATGGATACGAGCGCGTGCTGGTCCGGCACGCGTGGGTGCACGTCCCGACCGACTCACCGATCCGGTACTACGCCCACCCGCTGCGCCCGATGGACCGCATTCAGGTCTTCAACGACGTCTGGTCGCACGCGCGTTTCGACGGACAGTCCTGGCTGGTGACGTCGCGCACGCGCGGGAACGATCCCGCGTCGCTCGACGCCTATCTGGCCCGGCTCCGCTAGCCGACGGCTGAAAAACAATCCCCCTCACCCGCCCTCGCGGTGGGGTGAGGGGGCTCGCTGGCTGCTCCGCGTCCGCTAGTTGCAGGCCTCGAAGAGTCCCGCCGCCCCCTGGCCGCCGCCCACGCACATCGTGACGACGCCGTACCGCGCCTTGCGCTTGAGCATCTCGTTGGCGAGCGTGCCGACCATGCGCGAGCCGGTCATCCCGAAGGGGTGACCGATCGAGATCGATCCGCCGTTGACATTCAGCTTGGCGGGATCGATGCCCAGCCGGTCGCGGCAGTAGATGACCTGCACCGCGAACGCCTCGTTGAGCTCCCAGAGGTCGATGTCGCTGACCTTGAGCCCATGCCGCTGAAGCAGCTTCGGCACCGCGAATACCGGGCCGATGCCCATCTCGTCGGGGTCGCAGCCTGCCACCGCGAACCCGCGGAAGATGAGCTTGGGGGTCACGCCGAGCGCCTTGGCGCGGTCCATCGACAGGAGGAGCGTCGCCGAGGCCCCGTCGGAAAGCTGCGAGGAGTTGCCCGCCGATACGGTGCCCTGCCCGCTGGTCTTGTCGAACACCGGCGGCAGCGCAAGCAGGCCCTCGAGGGTGGTGTCGGCGCGGTTGCACTCGTCCTTGTCGACGTAGAAGTCCTCTTTGCCCACGATCTCGCCGGTCTTCTTGTCGAGGACGCCGCGCACCACCTGCATCGGCGCGAGCTCCTCCTTGAAGAAGCCGTCCTGCTGGGCGCGCGCGGTGCGCTTCTGGCTCTCCAGCGAGTACTGATCCTGGGCCTCGCGGGGGATCTTGTAACGCTTGGCGACGACCTCGGCGGTCTCGCCCATGACCATGTAGGTGCCCGGCCAGTGCTCCTTCACCCACGGGTTGGGATCGCTGTCCCGCTTCATCATCGTGATGCTCTCGACGCCGCCGCCGATGGCGGCTTCCGCGCCGTCGTTCATGATGTGATGCGCGGCCATCGCGATCGCCTGCAGCCCCGACGAGCAGAACCGGTTGACCGTCGTGCCGGCCACCGAGGACGCGAGCCCCGCGCGGAGCGCCGCCACGCGGGCGATG
This window harbors:
- a CDS encoding thiolase family protein, translating into MREAVVVGSSRTPLAKSIRGSFNMTRPDDLAAHCIKDVLGKAPRLDPKEVEDVILGCGQPHGSQGHNIARVAALRAGLASSVAGTTVNRFCSSGLQAIAMAAHHIMNDGAEAAIGGGVESITMMKRDSDPNPWVKEHWPGTYMVMGETAEVVAKRYKIPREAQDQYSLESQKRTARAQQDGFFKEELAPMQVVRGVLDKKTGEIVGKEDFYVDKDECNRADTTLEGLLALPPVFDKTSGQGTVSAGNSSQLSDGASATLLLSMDRAKALGVTPKLIFRGFAVAGCDPDEMGIGPVFAVPKLLQRHGLKVSDIDLWELNEAFAVQVIYCRDRLGIDPAKLNVNGGSISIGHPFGMTGSRMVGTLANEMLKRKARYGVVTMCVGGGQGAAGLFEACN